The following proteins are encoded in a genomic region of Thermococcus henrietii:
- a CDS encoding thymidine kinase, giving the protein MHPEGFLEVITGPMFAGKTSELIKRIERQAYAKRKVALFKPSIDDRYSRSDVVAHNGLRYRAYVVPTSEEGVRSIVELTRKEGFDVIGIDEVQFFPMGIVDALNELADEGVYVIASGLNLDFKAEPFPVMKELLVRADNIVYLTAVCTVCGRPATRSQRLIDGKPAPRDSPVIMVGGKESYEARCRLHHEVP; this is encoded by the coding sequence ATGCATCCGGAGGGATTCCTTGAGGTCATAACCGGCCCGATGTTCGCCGGAAAGACGAGCGAGCTGATAAAGAGAATCGAGAGGCAGGCCTACGCCAAGCGGAAGGTCGCCCTCTTCAAGCCGAGCATAGACGACCGCTATTCGCGAAGCGACGTGGTTGCCCACAACGGCCTCAGGTACAGGGCCTACGTCGTCCCCACGAGCGAGGAAGGAGTCAGGAGTATAGTCGAGCTGACGAGAAAGGAGGGCTTTGATGTAATCGGGATTGACGAGGTTCAGTTCTTCCCGATGGGTATCGTTGACGCGCTCAACGAACTCGCTGACGAGGGCGTTTACGTCATAGCGAGCGGTCTGAACCTCGACTTCAAGGCGGAACCGTTTCCCGTAATGAAGGAGCTCCTCGTCAGGGCAGACAACATCGTTTACCTTACCGCCGTTTGCACGGTCTGCGGAAGACCTGCAACGAGAAGTCAGAGGCTGATAGACGGAAAGCCGGCCCCGAGAGACTCGCCGGTAATAATGGTGGGAGGAAAGGAAAGCTACGAGGCGAGGTGCAGGCTACACCACGAAGTCCCCTGA
- the thrC gene encoding threonine synthase: MFEAKLVCTHCGAEYPLASGIYKCPKCGAPLDVTYHYDDIANLIEDDDPWFRESPHVWKYWMFLPVSNLKRIVTLNEGGTRLYRLKRLEEKLGFGKLYVKYEGENPTGAFKDRGSSVEITKALEFHARKVIVASTGNMAASVSAYGAKAGLEVTIVVPEGTPEEKLTQARMYGAKVEVFGKTYDEALAEAERKAMEEDYYLTGNYHYRVEGQKTTGFEILDQLRYNVPDWIIVPIGAGTHLRAIWKGVKEFYKVGLVEDLPRIAGAQIEGYDAIVRAWKTGKPIERVQKKVPTIASAIAVKKPVDGENVIKAVKESDGHLDTVTNRETAEAGMLLGREGIFVEPSSATALALAKKMREEGVIDKDETVVVVATGHGLKDVKTWEKVLSGDFVV; the protein is encoded by the coding sequence ATGTTCGAGGCAAAGCTCGTGTGTACCCACTGCGGTGCCGAATACCCGCTCGCTTCCGGAATCTACAAATGCCCCAAGTGTGGCGCCCCGCTCGATGTTACCTACCACTACGACGACATAGCGAACCTAATCGAGGACGACGACCCTTGGTTCCGGGAGAGCCCGCACGTATGGAAGTACTGGATGTTCCTTCCGGTTTCAAACCTCAAGAGAATCGTCACGCTCAACGAGGGCGGAACGAGGCTTTACAGGCTCAAACGCCTTGAGGAGAAGCTCGGCTTTGGAAAGCTCTACGTCAAGTACGAAGGCGAGAACCCGACGGGAGCCTTCAAGGACAGGGGTTCGAGCGTCGAGATAACCAAGGCCCTCGAGTTCCACGCGAGGAAGGTTATAGTGGCCTCAACCGGCAACATGGCGGCGAGCGTTTCTGCCTACGGCGCCAAAGCCGGACTCGAGGTTACCATCGTCGTCCCGGAGGGAACTCCTGAGGAGAAGCTCACCCAGGCGAGGATGTACGGGGCGAAAGTCGAGGTCTTCGGGAAGACCTACGATGAAGCTTTGGCGGAGGCCGAGCGGAAGGCGATGGAGGAGGACTATTACCTGACCGGCAACTACCACTACCGCGTCGAGGGGCAGAAGACGACAGGCTTCGAAATCCTCGACCAGCTCCGCTACAACGTTCCGGACTGGATTATTGTTCCAATCGGAGCGGGAACTCACCTGAGAGCTATCTGGAAGGGGGTTAAGGAGTTCTATAAAGTCGGCCTCGTTGAGGACCTGCCGAGGATTGCCGGTGCCCAGATAGAGGGCTATGACGCGATAGTGAGGGCCTGGAAGACGGGCAAGCCGATTGAGAGGGTTCAGAAGAAGGTTCCGACGATAGCGAGTGCCATAGCGGTCAAGAAGCCCGTCGATGGCGAGAACGTCATAAAAGCGGTGAAAGAGAGCGACGGCCACCTCGACACGGTCACCAACAGGGAGACGGCGGAGGCGGGCATGCTCCTCGGAAGGGAGGGAATCTTCGTCGAGCCGTCCTCGGCAACGGCCCTTGCCCTCGCCAAGAAGATGCGCGAAGAGGGCGTAATAGACAAAGATGAAACCGTGGTTGTAGTTGCAACCGGGCACGGCCTCAAGGACGTGAAGACGTGGGAGAAGGTCCTCTCAGGGGACTTCGTGGTGTAG
- a CDS encoding ArsR/SmtB family transcription factor translates to MESGEMGKLLDILGNETRRRILILLTKRPYFVSELSQELGVGQKAVLEHLRILEKAGLIEGRTEKIPRGRPRKYYTIKRGFRLEVLLTPYTFGTEMYEPKKPRQTAEYAQARQLIKSTEPAETKIGELLQFLGEIERRVDEVMRTKQELEEVRLLIETYIENLLRRIAQENEREFERLMREFGPRLPRKIVEDLNDF, encoded by the coding sequence ATGGAATCGGGCGAGATGGGAAAACTGCTCGACATACTCGGAAACGAAACCCGGAGGAGAATTCTCATCCTTCTCACCAAGAGACCGTACTTCGTCAGCGAGCTGAGTCAGGAACTCGGAGTCGGACAGAAGGCCGTCCTTGAGCACCTGAGAATCCTCGAAAAGGCCGGACTCATAGAGGGCCGAACGGAAAAGATACCCCGCGGAAGGCCGAGGAAGTACTACACCATAAAGCGCGGCTTCAGGCTTGAGGTACTGCTTACCCCCTACACGTTCGGCACCGAGATGTACGAGCCGAAGAAGCCGAGGCAGACCGCCGAGTACGCCCAGGCGAGACAGCTTATAAAATCAACAGAGCCCGCTGAGACGAAGATAGGGGAGCTCCTCCAGTTCCTCGGCGAGATAGAGAGGCGCGTTGATGAGGTTATGAGAACCAAGCAGGAGCTCGAAGAGGTGAGACTGCTCATAGAGACCTACATAGAGAACCTCCTCAGGAGGATAGCCCAGGAGAACGAGAGGGAATTCGAGAGGCTCATGCGCGAGTTCGGTCCGAGGCTTCCGAGGAAGATAGTGGAAGACCTGAACGACTTTTAG
- a CDS encoding 30S ribosomal protein S17e: MGNIKQTFIKRTARELFDRYPDKFTRDFEHNKKMVQELTNVTSKTIRNRIAGYITRLVRMKEEGKIL, translated from the coding sequence ATGGGGAACATAAAGCAGACCTTCATCAAGAGGACCGCTCGCGAGCTCTTTGACAGGTATCCGGACAAGTTCACCAGGGACTTCGAGCACAACAAGAAGATGGTTCAGGAGCTCACCAACGTCACGAGCAAGACCATCAGAAACAGGATTGCCGGTTACATAACCAGGCTCGTCAGGATGAAGGAAGAGGGCAAGATACTTTAA
- a CDS encoding DUF371 domain-containing protein: MLREVIHCRGHENVRATHRSTLEITTEDFLTPRGDCIICVSADKALSDLSEEFKDALRRGARLRVVIRAGNLSDELTAYGSPNLKLESPVSMVIRRSDYIDARTLAIKATKSAKDIKRELVELLRNPETIVTVELIIEEKA, from the coding sequence ATGCTGAGGGAGGTAATCCACTGCAGGGGGCACGAGAACGTAAGGGCAACTCACCGCTCGACGCTCGAGATAACGACCGAGGACTTTCTAACGCCCCGGGGAGACTGCATAATCTGCGTTTCTGCCGACAAGGCTTTGAGCGACCTCAGCGAGGAGTTCAAGGACGCCCTGAGGAGGGGCGCGAGGCTCCGCGTGGTCATACGCGCCGGAAACCTTTCCGATGAGCTCACCGCATATGGGAGTCCGAACCTGAAGCTCGAAAGCCCGGTTTCGATGGTGATAAGGAGGAGCGACTACATAGACGCCAGAACCCTCGCGATAAAAGCTACTAAGTCCGCGAAGGACATCAAAAGGGAGCTCGTCGAGCTCCTCAGGAACCCCGAAACCATTGTCACGGTCGAGCTCATAATCGAGGAAAAAGCTTAA
- a CDS encoding TIGR00703 family protein → MLEGYYIVENTGVVPAERRFKFKDLKAWGYDLHLGTIDGKEAYFVSRTGTHEEGETYTQDGREYHISETQREIPKNARLLARIVIERGQPYLEFWLDTEEASYPLAKEDPRLILHRFWTAKKFNQLEKHVGSVGLTTDFFKDRVFVKSLPLPFEEYPPKVRRVLREVRDVHRDLTGFGRFVFQYYGEEDKTHNYRLWWLLPTIHLFDVEVSNEVDKVLAMLD, encoded by the coding sequence ATGCTCGAGGGCTACTACATAGTCGAGAACACCGGAGTCGTTCCGGCCGAGAGGAGGTTCAAGTTCAAGGACCTGAAGGCGTGGGGCTACGACCTGCACCTCGGAACGATAGACGGAAAGGAGGCTTACTTCGTCTCAAGGACGGGAACCCACGAGGAGGGCGAGACCTACACGCAGGACGGCAGGGAGTACCACATCAGCGAGACCCAGAGGGAGATACCGAAGAACGCAAGGCTTTTGGCGAGAATCGTCATAGAGCGCGGTCAGCCCTACCTTGAGTTCTGGCTCGATACGGAAGAAGCCAGCTACCCGCTCGCCAAGGAGGACCCGAGGCTAATCCTGCACCGCTTCTGGACGGCCAAGAAGTTCAACCAGCTCGAGAAGCATGTCGGGAGCGTCGGCCTGACCACGGACTTCTTCAAGGACAGGGTTTTTGTGAAGAGCCTCCCACTGCCCTTCGAGGAGTATCCGCCTAAGGTGAGGAGGGTTCTGAGGGAGGTCAGAGACGTCCACCGCGACCTGACCGGCTTCGGAAGGTTTGTCTTCCAGTACTACGGCGAGGAAGACAAGACTCACAACTACCGTCTCTGGTGGCTCCTGCCGACGATACACCTCTTCGACGTCGAGGTCTCGAACGAGGTCGACAAGGTCCTCGCGATGCTCGACTGA
- a CDS encoding glycerate kinase type-2 family protein, with protein MRDVALELVQTAIRSADPYFSVKRSFNFDGRKITVLGREFEVKGKVHILAIGKASCRMAKAIFETFPQGLVGDALIVTKHGYARDCDGIEARIIEAGHPIPDENSLLAGKLGLELAEKVGRDDILLTLISGGGSALFVYPAEGISLEDLIRTNELLLRSGATIREINTVRKHLSKVKGGRLAKAVKGTVIGLLVSDVVGDDPSFIASGPTVPDPTTYRDAYEILVRCGIWDRVPESVRRVIERGMRGEIEETPKELGNVHNFIIAGNSKACEAVARKAEELGFNSAVMTTTLEGEAKEVALAVGSIIEEVAKRDRPVKKPAVLVFGGEWTVTVGDAKGLGGPNQEFALSIARKIAGLNVTIVAFDTDGTDGPTDVAGGIVDGETLKRLEEAGVDVEEALRDHDSYRALERAGALLKTGPTGTNVNSMVIAVVETSKENR; from the coding sequence ATGAGGGACGTCGCCCTTGAACTCGTTCAAACTGCCATACGCTCGGCAGACCCGTACTTCTCGGTAAAGCGAAGCTTCAACTTTGATGGAAGAAAGATCACCGTTCTGGGCAGAGAGTTTGAGGTAAAGGGCAAAGTTCACATCCTCGCCATCGGAAAGGCCTCCTGTAGAATGGCGAAAGCGATTTTTGAGACATTTCCCCAGGGGCTGGTTGGAGACGCGCTGATAGTTACGAAGCACGGCTATGCAAGGGACTGCGATGGAATTGAAGCGAGGATAATCGAAGCAGGCCACCCGATTCCGGACGAAAATTCCCTGTTGGCGGGAAAGCTGGGCCTTGAGCTCGCGGAAAAGGTCGGCAGAGACGACATCCTTCTAACCCTTATCTCAGGAGGCGGGAGCGCGCTCTTCGTTTATCCCGCTGAGGGGATAAGCCTCGAAGACCTCATCAGGACGAACGAGCTCCTTTTGCGGAGTGGAGCGACGATAAGGGAAATCAACACCGTCAGAAAGCACCTGTCTAAAGTCAAGGGTGGAAGGCTGGCAAAGGCTGTGAAGGGAACCGTAATTGGCCTGCTCGTGTCGGATGTTGTCGGTGACGACCCGAGCTTCATAGCATCGGGCCCAACCGTGCCGGACCCGACAACTTACCGCGACGCCTACGAAATCCTCGTGAGGTGCGGAATCTGGGACAGAGTCCCGGAGAGCGTGAGAAGAGTCATTGAGCGGGGCATGCGCGGGGAAATCGAGGAGACGCCAAAGGAACTCGGCAACGTCCACAACTTCATAATCGCGGGCAACTCAAAGGCGTGTGAGGCCGTGGCGAGGAAAGCTGAAGAGCTCGGCTTCAACTCGGCGGTGATGACGACGACGCTTGAGGGCGAAGCTAAGGAAGTCGCTTTGGCGGTCGGCTCGATAATAGAGGAGGTAGCAAAGCGGGACAGGCCCGTTAAAAAGCCCGCCGTCCTTGTCTTTGGAGGCGAGTGGACAGTGACCGTTGGAGACGCGAAGGGCCTCGGCGGGCCCAACCAGGAGTTCGCGCTGAGCATCGCCCGGAAAATAGCTGGACTCAACGTTACCATTGTGGCCTTCGACACCGATGGAACTGACGGGCCGACAGATGTAGCGGGAGGAATCGTGGACGGGGAGACGTTGAAGAGGCTTGAGGAAGCGGGCGTTGACGTTGAGGAAGCCCTTAGAGACCACGACAGCTACCGCGCCCTCGAAAGGGCCGGCGCGCTTCTCAAGACCGGCCCAACCGGGACGAACGTGAACTCGATGGTCATAGCGGTTGTGGAAACTTCAAAAGAAAACCGATAA
- a CDS encoding diacylglycerol/polyprenol kinase family protein has product MEPSPFRAGRRSVVVWSLAFLYTLQHLKLLRGWKFTVPVADLSYKTMAREDERDNFLGSFLFWVTMGIICTVFPKLMALSALWVSTFGDCFNAITGQALGGPRIPWNPRKTLVGSATMFIVSVLALWGAHRVLSLDPSWGIIAGIALVATLLESLPLRSAYDEFTVPFATAFLLWLAYGGPLLSSVW; this is encoded by the coding sequence TTGGAACCCTCGCCCTTCAGGGCGGGGAGGAGGTCCGTCGTCGTCTGGTCGCTGGCTTTCCTCTACACACTTCAGCACCTCAAGCTCCTCCGGGGATGGAAGTTCACCGTTCCAGTGGCAGATTTAAGCTACAAAACGATGGCACGGGAAGACGAGCGCGACAACTTCCTCGGGAGCTTCCTCTTCTGGGTGACGATGGGAATCATCTGCACGGTCTTTCCAAAGCTCATGGCGCTCTCGGCCCTATGGGTCTCGACCTTCGGCGACTGCTTCAACGCCATAACCGGGCAGGCCCTCGGCGGACCGAGGATTCCCTGGAACCCGCGGAAGACCCTAGTCGGAAGCGCAACGATGTTCATTGTTTCAGTTCTGGCCCTCTGGGGTGCACACAGGGTCCTCTCGCTCGACCCGAGCTGGGGCATTATCGCCGGCATTGCCCTCGTCGCCACTTTGCTTGAGAGCCTTCCCCTCCGCTCGGCCTACGACGAGTTCACGGTTCCCTTCGCGACAGCTTTCCTCCTGTGGCTCGCCTACGGCGGGCCCCTCCTGTCGTCGGTGTGGTGA
- a CDS encoding SPL family radical SAM protein, whose protein sequence is MKVEVVKRRVKSLYTRSRIPGVSWSANQYVGCSFACPYCYARSVVREFREREWGSWVIAKINAPELARKHVSGKVVMSTVSDPYQPVEAGLKLTRSTLRFMDKRNELSVLTKSPLVTRDVEIFKLFRSIEVGLTLNSFEGREKALLEPLTPVMKARFNALQGLHEEGIRTYAFVSPIIPGVTDVSRVVEETKGFVDYYFFEVLNLKKAGDEFRETLRSEFPESYRVLTSEELFRAFLSELRDEVRSLRVKTEGIETHFRGWGFVRV, encoded by the coding sequence ATGAAGGTTGAGGTTGTAAAGCGGAGGGTCAAATCACTCTACACGCGCTCGCGGATCCCCGGCGTTTCCTGGAGCGCCAACCAGTACGTTGGCTGTTCCTTCGCCTGCCCCTACTGCTACGCCAGGAGCGTCGTTCGGGAGTTCAGAGAGAGGGAGTGGGGAAGCTGGGTGATAGCCAAAATCAACGCGCCTGAACTTGCGAGGAAGCACGTGAGCGGAAAGGTTGTGATGTCCACGGTGAGCGACCCCTACCAGCCGGTCGAGGCCGGGCTAAAGCTCACCCGCTCGACGCTCCGGTTCATGGACAAAAGGAACGAGCTCTCAGTACTCACCAAATCACCGCTGGTAACGCGCGACGTCGAGATTTTCAAGCTCTTCCGTTCGATTGAGGTCGGCTTAACTCTCAACTCCTTTGAGGGCCGTGAAAAGGCTCTCCTCGAGCCGCTGACACCGGTTATGAAAGCCCGCTTCAACGCCCTTCAGGGGCTTCACGAGGAGGGAATAAGAACGTACGCCTTCGTCAGCCCGATAATACCGGGCGTCACCGACGTTTCGAGGGTTGTTGAGGAAACGAAAGGTTTTGTCGATTACTACTTCTTCGAGGTTCTAAACCTCAAAAAGGCAGGAGATGAATTTCGGGAAACGCTTCGCTCCGAGTTTCCCGAGAGCTACCGGGTTCTAACCAGCGAGGAGCTTTTCAGGGCTTTTCTCTCGGAGCTCCGCGACGAGGTTCGCTCGCTGAGGGTAAAAACGGAGGGTATAGAGACGCACTTCAGGGGCTGGGGTTTTGTGCGGGTTTAA
- a CDS encoding M48 family metallopeptidase — protein MEVEVRRRPVRYARLEIKPDGRIVVTAPEGFDVSAFLKKHERWLKGRLRELGEVRRESSRGFPFFGEFYRLELGNVRGIERRDGELILPAERERARKALKELLRGRVTALVALYSVLMGLSPGKIYIRNQRTKWASCSSRGNLSFNLRLAALPERLIEYVVIHELAHLRYLDHSKAFWRLVGRFYPDYMTARRELKRWWGIIEVNEGWRRLEGRE, from the coding sequence ATGGAGGTAGAGGTTCGCCGCCGGCCGGTGAGGTACGCGAGGCTCGAGATCAAACCCGACGGGAGAATCGTCGTCACCGCGCCGGAGGGCTTCGACGTTAGCGCTTTCCTCAAAAAGCACGAGAGGTGGCTGAAGGGCAGGCTGAGGGAGCTCGGGGAAGTGAGGAGAGAATCCTCAAGAGGTTTCCCCTTCTTCGGCGAGTTCTACCGGCTCGAGCTGGGGAACGTTCGGGGAATTGAGCGCAGGGACGGCGAGCTAATCCTCCCCGCCGAGCGCGAGCGGGCGCGGAAGGCCCTGAAGGAGCTCCTGCGAGGCAGGGTAACGGCGCTCGTCGCCCTCTACTCCGTCCTGATGGGCCTTTCCCCGGGCAAAATCTACATCAGGAACCAGAGAACGAAGTGGGCGAGCTGTTCGAGCAGGGGAAACCTGAGCTTCAACCTCCGCCTCGCGGCTTTACCCGAGAGGCTGATTGAGTACGTCGTAATCCATGAGCTGGCGCACCTGCGCTACCTCGACCACTCTAAGGCTTTCTGGAGGCTCGTGGGGAGATTTTATCCCGACTATATGACCGCGAGACGAGAGCTGAAGCGCTGGTGGGGGATAATCGAGGTCAACGAGGGGTGGAGACGGCTGGAGGGAAGGGAGTGA
- a CDS encoding NfeD family protein, with protein MIGRILKLIALMADEIIVAIVLLAVLPALGIDVPALITGLILGILLVKDVLIAPYVLGGGLEKRPQTGPESLVGRTAMVVEDLSPEGLVKLDGELWRAKCLHGTAGKGEKVSVVGVEGTKLLVEPPASEEPP; from the coding sequence GTGATTGGGAGAATCCTTAAGCTCATCGCACTGATGGCGGATGAGATAATCGTTGCCATAGTTCTGCTCGCGGTTCTTCCAGCCCTTGGAATAGACGTGCCGGCCCTCATCACGGGGCTGATTCTGGGAATCCTCCTCGTCAAGGACGTTCTGATAGCTCCGTACGTGCTCGGAGGCGGGCTCGAAAAACGGCCCCAGACGGGGCCAGAATCGCTCGTCGGCAGAACCGCTATGGTCGTGGAGGACCTCTCGCCCGAGGGCCTTGTGAAGCTCGACGGTGAACTCTGGCGCGCGAAATGCCTTCACGGAACGGCGGGAAAGGGAGAGAAGGTCAGTGTCGTGGGGGTTGAGGGGACTAAGCTCCTCGTTGAACCCCCAGCGAGCGAAGAACCTCCGTGA
- a CDS encoding CoA-binding protein has product MVRIMPVDRLTDDDVREILTKYRKIALVGASPKPERDANEVMRYLIEKGYEVYPVNPRYSEVLGQKCYPSVLDIPDEVEIVDLFVRPEFTKDYVEQAIKKGAKVVWFQFGTYDREAFKRAKEAGLIAVAHRCIKQEHARLIGD; this is encoded by the coding sequence ATGGTTAGGATTATGCCCGTTGACAGGCTGACCGACGATGACGTGAGGGAGATTCTGACGAAGTACCGGAAGATAGCCCTCGTTGGAGCTTCTCCGAAGCCCGAGCGCGACGCGAATGAGGTCATGCGCTACCTCATCGAGAAGGGCTACGAGGTCTATCCCGTCAACCCCCGCTACTCCGAGGTTCTCGGGCAGAAGTGCTACCCAAGCGTCCTCGACATTCCCGACGAGGTCGAGATAGTTGACCTCTTTGTAAGGCCAGAGTTCACGAAGGACTACGTTGAGCAGGCGATAAAGAAGGGCGCGAAGGTTGTCTGGTTCCAGTTCGGGACCTACGATAGAGAGGCCTTCAAGAGGGCAAAGGAGGCGGGCCTTATCGCCGTCGCCCACCGCTGTATCAAGCAGGAGCACGCGAGGCTCATCGGGGACTGA
- a CDS encoding DUF2178 domain-containing protein, producing the protein MDRWKLIGYAIPTTTALLLSLALWKGSVLLAFGVLAASIASSFLYAEWLQKRGEVISDERTLRIEEAASRRTLQVVVLAMAFSVVVLSVLSKREPGLRSAYYLALALMVLTSVLKLCMRHYYSRVM; encoded by the coding sequence ATGGATAGGTGGAAGCTCATTGGGTACGCAATCCCCACAACAACGGCCCTCCTGCTGAGCCTCGCACTGTGGAAGGGAAGTGTTCTTCTGGCCTTCGGCGTCCTAGCGGCCTCAATTGCATCTTCGTTCCTCTACGCGGAGTGGCTCCAAAAACGCGGTGAGGTCATAAGCGATGAAAGAACACTCCGCATCGAGGAGGCCGCCTCGCGGAGAACTCTCCAGGTGGTCGTGCTGGCAATGGCATTTTCCGTAGTGGTCCTTTCGGTTCTCTCCAAGAGGGAGCCTGGCCTGAGGAGCGCCTACTACCTCGCCCTTGCCCTGATGGTTTTAACGTCTGTCCTCAAGCTGTGCATGAGGCACTACTACTCGCGGGTGATGTGA
- a CDS encoding helix-turn-helix transcriptional regulator, whose amino-acid sequence MRNRLRDLREAKGLTQEELARALGVTRQTIIAIEKGKYDPSLRLAFKIARFFGVKIEDIFIYEGDENAR is encoded by the coding sequence ATGCGCAACAGGTTGCGCGACCTTAGGGAGGCGAAAGGGCTAACTCAAGAAGAGCTCGCAAGGGCCTTAGGGGTTACGAGGCAGACGATTATTGCGATTGAGAAAGGGAAATACGACCCCTCCCTAAGGCTGGCCTTCAAGATAGCGCGGTTCTTCGGCGTTAAAATCGAGGACATCTTCATCTACGAGGGTGATGAAAATGCTCGTTGA
- a CDS encoding ABC transporter ATP-binding protein — MLVEVENLEKDYGKVKALKGVSFSIREGEIFGLIGPNGAGKSTTLKILATLLRPTGGTARIAGYDVVKEADRVRALISYLPEEAGAYKNLTGREYLEFMARLYAKDERKAREMLQLGAELAGLGERLDDKVSTYSKGMTRKLLIARALMVRPKLAILDEPASGLDIVNAYEIRKTIRRFARSEGTTFLISSHNMLEVEFLCDRVAMIAGGRIVEIGTPEELKTKYGAENLEEVFMRAIGVSIPEPVGGEGS, encoded by the coding sequence ATGCTCGTTGAGGTTGAGAACCTTGAGAAGGATTACGGAAAGGTCAAGGCCCTGAAGGGGGTAAGCTTCTCCATCAGGGAGGGCGAAATCTTTGGCCTCATCGGGCCGAACGGGGCCGGAAAGAGCACGACCCTCAAAATCCTCGCTACCCTGCTAAGGCCAACCGGGGGGACGGCGAGAATAGCGGGCTACGACGTCGTTAAGGAAGCCGACAGGGTCAGGGCACTAATCAGCTACCTGCCCGAAGAGGCCGGAGCGTACAAGAACCTCACCGGGAGGGAGTACCTGGAGTTCATGGCGAGGCTTTACGCCAAAGACGAGCGGAAAGCCCGGGAAATGCTCCAGCTCGGCGCTGAGCTCGCCGGCCTTGGGGAGAGGCTTGACGACAAGGTCTCAACCTACTCCAAGGGAATGACGCGCAAGCTGTTGATAGCGAGGGCCCTCATGGTGAGGCCGAAGCTGGCAATCCTCGACGAGCCGGCGAGCGGGCTCGACATAGTGAACGCCTACGAGATAAGGAAGACGATAAGGCGCTTCGCGAGGAGCGAAGGAACGACGTTCCTGATTTCAAGCCACAACATGCTTGAGGTCGAGTTCCTCTGCGACCGCGTTGCCATGATTGCCGGCGGAAGAATCGTGGAAATTGGAACGCCGGAGGAGCTGAAAACCAAATACGGCGCCGAGAACCTCGAGGAGGTCTTCATGAGGGCCATCGGCGTGAGCATCCCAGAGCCGGTCGGGGGTGAGGGCTCATGA